A region from the Rhizoctonia solani chromosome 13, complete sequence genome encodes:
- a CDS encoding Retrotransposon-derived protein PEG10, with protein sequence MATRSRSTARPPSPLDQGELGPALPAAADEPRSLEPEVYGEISLGRAISLLLGLQNQVIRLEQELEELKEVNKEAQDWMGAVDQTLTRIEAIGGPQPHTPEDRKPPAVEATPRPISKTDPLPAPSAPLIAWANPTKPPITFAQPTPVRAPPRIPTPTPPAPIRLQSPLASQPAAPVVAYQAPVKVDHPDAYTGKIGNESRQWLTRMMAWVRLNQRMFPTDQEVLSFLLMNMKDTAGAWAHPHLDQLGSHRAIIQTVEDFRREFLSAFGNPDATRAAERQITNLTQTGTCAEYITKFRTIAMDLDWNDAALCGQFARGLHWEVSRLIATRERRPTTLLELQNAALVIDNALREERASHPPKGNKSGTSNTTPNRGASTGQQATRPGRLSGNPNFVSKEERNRRRAEGLCIKCGKPGHKFAECRTGWKATPKEEGAKKEAAKIGKESGPESGKD encoded by the coding sequence atggcaacccgttcccggagcaccgctcgtcccccgtcccctctcgatcaaggagagttgggacccgctCTTCCGGCAGCCGCCGATGAGCCGAGAAGCCTCGAACCAGAGGTCTATGGGGAAATCTCCCTCGGCCGcgcaatctccctcctcctgggattgcaaaaccaagtcatccggCTCGAACAGGAACTCGAGGAACTCAAGGAGGTcaacaaggaagcccaagattGGATGGGAGCGGTTGACCAAACCCTCACTCGAATCGAGGCTATTGgggggccccagccccacacaccagaagaccggaagcCCCCGGCAGtcgaggccacgcccaggcccatATCCAAAACcgaccctcttccagcgcctagtgcgcccctcattgcctgggccaaccccaccAAGCCGCCCAtcacctttgcccaaccaactCCCGTCCGGGCTCCCCCGAGAATCCCTACTCCCACTCCACCTGCGCCTATCAGGCTCCAATCCCCCCTTGCCTCTCAACCAGCGGCTCCAGTAGTCGCTTATCAAGCCCCCGTCAAGGTGGATCACCCCGACGCCTATACGGGGAAGATTGGTAATGAGTCCAGACAATGGCTCACCAGGATGATGGCATGGGTCCGCCTCAATCAGCGAATGTTCCCAACCGATCAGGAGGTATtgtccttcctcctgatgaacatgaaggacacgGCAGGAGCCTGGGCACACCCCCACCTTGATCAACTAGGGTCTCACagggccatcatccaaacagTCGAGGACTTTAGGAGGGAGTTCCTATCCGCATTTGGGAATCCGGACGCTACACGAGCCGCTGAGCGGCAAATCACaaaccttactcagacaggaacctgtgctgagtacatcactaagttcaggaccatcgccatggacctggactggaacgacgccgccctttgcgggcaatttgcacgtggcctccactgggaggtcagccgcctcattgccacTCGAGAACGGCGACccaccaccctccttgagctgcagaacgcggctctggtcatcgacaacgccctccgtgaggagcgcgccagccacccgcctaagggtaataagtctggcacCTCCAataccacccccaataggggggcgagtaccggccaacaggccaccagaccagggcgcctctccggcaaccccaactttgtctccaaggaggagcgtaaccgccgcagggctgaaggcctttgcatcaaatgcggtaagCCGGGCcacaaatttgcggaatgccgcactggctggaaagccacacccaaggaggaaggggccaaaaaggaagccgccaagattggcaaagagtctggacccgaatcgggaaaagactaa
- a CDS encoding Retrotransposable element Tf2 protein, translating to MGINSLVSSVSTTQVFTDHRNLEYWMQAQTFNRQHARWRIFLGDFNFEIHYCPGKQSGKPDALSRRADYVDEPQEPEVMLPSEVFANTSEEELEIVTEIRNKLREDPSLEPIIQFLTEDADNAPPSIRKAYRDYDWEEDLLWYRGKLVVPDSEALKERLLREFHNSPLAGHPGQQRTLELLSRNYWWPGMKSSSKEWVECCPTCQANRRAHAPVISLKPLEVPPFPFHTISYDFITGFPKSQGHDAILVVIDSFSKFGHFIPTSKKVTAKGLADLFITHVWKLHGLPIRTVSDRGTTFTGKFLRALYQRLGVKPSFSSAYHPESDGQTERVNQFIEFYLRSYMAADHSDWATWLPLAEYAYNNAKHAATGKTPFELVYGRNPIMNPSNVPSNVPEADQLVDNLANEWKEAEAALRMSKERMARDKGTTPEYSIGEKVWLDGKNVELRTNSNKLDPKRLGPFEISEKISSHAYRLKLPETLRIHNVFYVGLLSKVHESPSQPFPERPPPETIEGEEEYEVEQIIDSKRQRGKWFYLIKWKGYGPEDNSWEPEELLEHSQEEIKRFNKSQLKKARDSAKSL from the coding sequence atgggaataaattccctggtatcgagtgtgtctacgacacaagtcttcacagatcataggaacttggaatattggatgcaggcacaaacATTCAACCGGCAACACGCtagatggcgcatattcctgggcgacttcaattttgaaatccactattgcccagggaaacagtcggGGAAACCGGATGCACTATCCAGAAGAGCGGACTATGTAGAtgaaccccaagaaccagaGGTCATGTTACCATCCgaggtatttgccaacacgtctGAGGAAGAACTTGAGATAGTCACGGAAATCAGGAACAAACTGAGGGAGGACCCATCCCTAGAACccattatccaattcctgacagaagatgcggacaatgcacccccctccattcggaaagcttacagagactatgattgggaggaagacctcctatggtaccgcggaaaacTAGTTGTTCCAGACTCTGAAGCCCTGAAGGAACGTCTACTCAGAGAATTCCACAATTCACCCCTGGCAGGGCACCCTGGACAACAAAGAACCCTGGAACTCCTGAGCCGCAActattggtggccaggaatgaagtcgtcctccaaggaatgggtagaatgttgtcctacTTGTCAAGCAAATCGCCGTGCCCACGCCCCGGTTATATCCTTGAAGCCATTAGAAGTCCCCCCTTTCCCGTTCCACACaatctcctatgacttcattacAGGGTTTCCAAAGTCCCAAGGTCATGATGCAATCCTAGTGGTAATAGATTCCTTTTCAAAATtcggccacttcatccctacATCAAAAAAGGTGACAGCCAAGGGACTTGCGGACTTGTTCATCACACATGTCTGGAAACTTCACGGATTGCCCATTAGGACCGTCTCAGATAGAGGAACCAcgttcacaggaaaattcctcAGGGCCCTCTACCAAAGGCTAGGAGTCAAGCCGTCATTCTCTTCAGCTTACCACCCTGAATCGGATGGTCAAACAGAGCGGGTAAACCAGTTCATCGAATTCTACCTCCGTTCTTACATGGCCGCGGATCATTCAGATTGGGCCACGTGGCTACCTTTGGCAGAATAcgcctacaacaatgccaagcaCGCCGCTACAGGAAAGACACCGTTTGAACTGgtctatggaagaaacccaaTAATGAACCCCTCCAATGTGccatccaacgtcccagagGCAGATCAATTGGTAGACAACCTAGCCAacgaatggaaagaagccgaGGCCGCCCTCAGGATGAGTAAGGAAAGAATGGCCAGAGACAAGGGAACTACACCAGAATACTCAATCGGTGAAAAAGTCTGGTTGGacggaaaaaacgtggaatTAAGAACCAATTCCAATAAACTAGACCCTAAAAGACTGGGCCCCTTCGAGATCTCAGAAAAAATttccagccacgcctaccgcctgaAGTTGCCTGAAACCTTGAGGATCCACAATGTGTTCTATGTAGGGTTGTTATCCAAAGTTCATGAGTCTCCGAGCCAGCCATTTCCAGAacgacctccccctgaaacaatagagggagaagaggaatacgaggtagaacagatcattgactcaaaaaggcaacggggaaaatggttttacttaatcaagtggaaaggatatggaccCGAggacaactcatgggaaccagaggagtTACTTGAGCATAGTCAGGAGGAAAtcaaacgcttcaacaagtcacaactgaaaaaggctcgtgactccgccaagagcctttaa